From Halapricum desulfuricans, a single genomic window includes:
- a CDS encoding type II toxin-antitoxin system VapC family toxin, with product MIVLDNDTAVKILREGDAAVTSHLRQYSSETWAIPSLVAFEFFQHYDELAIVAQTQQRLHDVFDEILPLTDDVAVEAWRINDRLLSQGIGLDKLDLLHLATASEAGGTFVTHNSSDFDKTPVHQLTDIDVIVA from the coding sequence ATGATCGTACTCGATAACGATACCGCGGTCAAAATCCTTCGCGAAGGCGATGCAGCGGTGACATCTCATCTGCGTCAGTACAGCTCTGAGACCTGGGCGATCCCGTCGTTGGTGGCCTTCGAGTTCTTCCAACACTACGACGAACTGGCTATCGTCGCACAGACTCAGCAACGGCTGCACGACGTTTTCGACGAAATTCTCCCTCTCACCGACGATGTCGCCGTCGAAGCGTGGCGAATCAACGATCGTCTTCTCTCGCAGGGTATCGGACTCGACAAGCTTGACTTGCTACATCTCGCTACCGCCTCAGAGGCCGGTGGGACGTTCGTCACCCACAATTCCAGCGACTTCGACAAAACACCAGTCCATCAGCTTACCGATATCGACGTTATCGTCGCCTAG
- a CDS encoding antitoxin VapB family protein produces MTTTIRVSDEIKDRLERLKRDDETYDELLDRLSRAEKDIDAIAGSFDRPEDDGLAESVSQAYETLNQSLDDRTERPRR; encoded by the coding sequence GTGACCACGACAATCCGCGTTTCCGATGAGATCAAAGACCGACTCGAGCGGCTGAAACGCGATGACGAGACGTATGACGAGTTGCTTGACCGTCTGAGTCGGGCCGAAAAAGACATCGACGCTATCGCCGGAAGTTTCGACAGGCCGGAAGATGACGGTCTAGCGGAATCTGTCAGCCAGGCATACGAGACGTTAAACCAGTCTCTCGACGACCGGACGGAGCGACCTAGGCGATGA
- the coaBC gene encoding bifunctional phosphopantothenoylcysteine decarboxylase/phosphopantothenate--cysteine ligase CoaBC: MLEGVNVALGITGSIAAVRAVEFIHELRRRGANVRAVMSPEATNIIHPWSIEFATEREVVTEITGSVEHVELCGVEGWADVYLISPATANTVGKMASAVDDTPVTTCATTALGSGLPVVVVPAMHKPMYDHPGVLEAIEQLESWGVHFVEPRIEEGKAKIASDDAIATGVARAVGDRPLEGDHVVVTAGATTESIDPIRLLTNRASGATGRAVARACYARGADVTLVHDGPDVPYATVESVESAAEMLAAVEDSVEDADALVSAAAIADYTVEAADEKIRSGQGSLTLDLEPTPKLLDTVRDAHPDLSMVGFKAETGSDDETLVERARELRDRVDLEFVVANDASVMGDDETRVLLVDDDIETVSGDKQAVGAAVAGRLADDAVRSE; the protein is encoded by the coding sequence ATGCTGGAGGGCGTCAACGTCGCACTCGGAATCACGGGGTCGATCGCGGCCGTCAGGGCCGTCGAGTTCATCCACGAGCTCAGACGGCGCGGCGCGAACGTCCGCGCCGTGATGTCTCCCGAAGCGACGAACATCATCCATCCGTGGTCGATCGAGTTCGCGACCGAGAGAGAGGTCGTGACCGAAATCACCGGCAGCGTCGAGCACGTCGAGCTATGCGGGGTCGAGGGTTGGGCGGACGTCTACCTGATTTCGCCGGCGACGGCCAATACTGTCGGGAAAATGGCCAGCGCCGTCGACGACACGCCGGTGACGACGTGTGCGACGACCGCACTCGGCTCCGGGCTCCCGGTCGTCGTCGTCCCGGCGATGCACAAGCCGATGTACGACCACCCGGGCGTGCTGGAGGCTATCGAACAACTCGAATCGTGGGGCGTCCACTTCGTCGAGCCACGGATCGAGGAGGGCAAGGCCAAGATCGCCAGCGACGATGCGATCGCGACCGGCGTCGCCCGCGCCGTCGGCGATAGACCACTTGAAGGGGACCACGTCGTCGTCACAGCGGGCGCAACCACGGAGTCGATCGACCCGATCCGGCTCCTCACGAACCGCGCGAGCGGGGCGACTGGTCGAGCGGTCGCACGAGCCTGTTACGCCCGGGGAGCCGACGTGACGCTCGTCCACGACGGGCCGGACGTGCCATACGCGACCGTCGAGTCCGTCGAAAGCGCTGCGGAGATGCTCGCGGCCGTCGAGGACAGCGTCGAGGACGCCGACGCACTCGTCTCGGCGGCCGCGATCGCCGACTACACCGTCGAAGCTGCCGACGAGAAGATCCGATCGGGACAGGGGTCGCTGACGCTCGACCTCGAACCGACGCCGAAGCTCCTCGATACCGTTCGGGACGCACACCCGGATCTCTCGATGGTCGGATTCAAGGCCGAGACAGGCAGTGACGACGAGACGCTGGTCGAGCGGGCGCGCGAACTCCGTGATCGGGTCGATCTCGAGTTCGTCGTCGCCAATGACGCCAGCGTCATGGGGGACGATGAAACCCGCGTGCTGTTGGTCGACGACGACATCGAGACGGTCAGTGGGGACAAACAGGCGGTCGGAGCGGCCGTTGCTGGGCGACTGGCCGACGATGCCGTACGCTCCGAATAG
- the mnhG gene encoding monovalent cation/H(+) antiporter subunit G, giving the protein MTMHVLRVAVLAALLAIGSFFLIIGTVGLLRLPDIYNRMHATSKATTLGAASLFLAGAVYFGPEGPGLVSLVGIVFLFLTAPTGAHVISRAAQKMGVPFHGNADWPDDVNDES; this is encoded by the coding sequence ATGACAATGCACGTACTTCGCGTCGCTGTCCTGGCCGCGTTGCTCGCTATCGGGTCGTTTTTCCTCATCATCGGGACCGTCGGGCTACTCCGACTGCCCGATATCTACAACCGTATGCACGCGACGAGCAAGGCGACGACCCTCGGTGCGGCGTCGCTGTTTCTCGCCGGTGCGGTCTACTTCGGCCCGGAAGGACCCGGGCTGGTGTCGCTGGTCGGGATCGTCTTTCTGTTTCTGACGGCTCCGACCGGCGCACACGTCATCTCCCGGGCCGCCCAGAAGATGGGCGTTCCATTCCACGGGAACGCGGACTGGCCCGACGACGTGAACGACGAGTCATAG
- a CDS encoding monovalent cation/H+ antiporter complex subunit F has product MASELPALLETMVFAALVLASSVTLLAGYRVIVGPTTPDRVVALDTIGTNVVAIAILYALQTGEGLFVTVSLVLAIIGFVSTIAAARYITEGDIIE; this is encoded by the coding sequence ATGGCGAGTGAACTGCCGGCCCTGCTGGAGACGATGGTGTTCGCCGCGCTCGTGCTCGCCAGCAGCGTCACGCTGCTCGCGGGGTATCGAGTTATCGTCGGGCCGACCACGCCGGATCGCGTCGTCGCGCTGGACACGATCGGGACGAACGTCGTCGCGATCGCTATCCTCTATGCCCTTCAGACCGGTGAAGGGCTGTTCGTGACGGTGAGTCTCGTCCTCGCGATAATCGGGTTCGTGAGCACGATCGCCGCCGCACGGTACATCACGGAAGGTGACATCATCGAATGA
- a CDS encoding Na+/H+ antiporter subunit E, with product MKRWPVIGLTLAVLWVFVNGAPLTPTGIATTLLVGLLVGLPIAYVLRRFYTAEMNVRGGLLAAPFGVLYVLLFVRELLVANLDVAWRVLAPSMPIKPDVVEVPLRVESDLAVTTIANSITLTPGTLTMDYDRDRNTLYVHGITGANRGAVVEPIRRWEDYALRIFDEERSPGDPVPDPDTLGGETDGE from the coding sequence ATGAAACGCTGGCCAGTTATCGGACTGACCCTCGCCGTCCTGTGGGTCTTCGTCAACGGAGCACCGCTCACCCCGACCGGAATCGCGACGACACTGCTGGTCGGTCTCCTGGTCGGACTGCCGATCGCGTACGTCCTCCGGCGGTTCTACACTGCGGAGATGAACGTCCGCGGCGGGCTGCTGGCGGCTCCGTTCGGCGTGTTGTACGTTCTGTTGTTCGTCCGTGAGCTGCTCGTCGCGAACCTGGACGTCGCCTGGCGGGTGTTAGCACCGTCGATGCCGATCAAGCCGGATGTCGTCGAGGTCCCGCTCCGCGTGGAGTCCGATCTCGCCGTCACGACGATCGCAAACAGCATCACACTCACGCCTGGGACGCTCACGATGGATTACGATCGCGACCGAAATACGCTGTACGTCCACGGGATCACGGGGGCAAACAGGGGGGCCGTCGTCGAACCCATCCGGCGCTGGGAGGACTACGCGCTGCGGATCTTCGACGAGGAGCGCTCCCCGGGCGATCCGGTCCCGGATCCGGACACGCTCGGAGGTGAGACCGATGGCGAGTGA
- a CDS encoding complex I subunit 5 family protein, with product MSNVVVAPLLVALVTAVLTLVTRSRPRVQRAISLLGGAGYVGAVGALVWQVFSESILTYQLSGWTAPYGITLVADQLAAFMLAMSALVTIAALVFSADYIETFGQQLAYHPLFHLMVVGVTGAFLTGDIFNLFVWFEVMLMPSYVLVVFYSGPEHTRAALQYAVLNLIGSAVMLLSIGGIYATTGTLNMADLAVRLSNPGAFGIAVEPVVGLAALLFAVFALKAGIVPFHFWVPDAYEAAPAPVSAMLAGVTKKVGVYAIIRLLFTVFGAAHLDLGPFGDGSMLLFFGPILFVMAIGSAFLGGFAAVGQPNLDRLLAYSSIAQVGFIVLPLAVVATIPLGDAGSVAVLGGEYVVPAGKSATDGLRVLGIVAALLYALNHAVAKSLLFLVSGTINAAVGTISTDDLGGLTRSRPYLSTAFLLGGLSLVGIPPLMGFFGKLTVFETAATAMSASGPIGEIAAIAALGAAILTIAYVSKVWSDAFWGTQSDAVLRATAQPVALLSVVAVLALTLVVLGIALDPVYEGAHGAANAALDRGAYIDAVDPSYTEVQR from the coding sequence ATGAGTAACGTCGTCGTCGCGCCGCTTCTGGTCGCACTGGTCACGGCCGTTTTAACGCTCGTCACGCGCTCGCGTCCGCGCGTCCAGCGGGCGATCAGCCTGCTCGGCGGGGCCGGATACGTCGGCGCCGTCGGTGCGCTCGTGTGGCAGGTCTTCTCGGAGTCGATCCTGACGTATCAGCTCTCTGGCTGGACGGCTCCGTACGGGATCACGCTGGTCGCCGATCAACTCGCGGCGTTTATGCTCGCGATGAGTGCCCTGGTGACGATCGCGGCGCTCGTGTTCTCGGCGGACTACATCGAGACGTTCGGCCAGCAACTCGCGTACCATCCGCTGTTCCATCTGATGGTTGTCGGCGTCACCGGGGCGTTTCTCACGGGCGACATCTTCAACCTCTTCGTCTGGTTCGAAGTCATGCTCATGCCCAGTTACGTCCTGGTGGTCTTTTACAGCGGCCCCGAGCACACCCGCGCGGCCCTGCAGTACGCAGTTTTGAATCTGATCGGCAGCGCCGTTATGCTGCTATCCATCGGTGGCATCTACGCCACGACTGGGACGCTTAACATGGCCGATCTGGCTGTCAGGCTGTCCAATCCCGGGGCGTTCGGTATCGCCGTCGAGCCGGTCGTCGGCCTCGCCGCCCTGTTGTTCGCGGTGTTCGCACTCAAGGCTGGGATCGTCCCGTTCCACTTCTGGGTGCCCGACGCCTACGAGGCGGCGCCCGCACCGGTCTCGGCAATGTTGGCCGGCGTGACGAAGAAAGTCGGCGTCTACGCGATCATCCGGTTGCTCTTTACGGTCTTCGGGGCCGCTCACCTCGATCTCGGGCCGTTCGGAGACGGATCGATGTTGCTGTTCTTCGGCCCGATCCTGTTCGTGATGGCGATCGGGAGTGCGTTCCTCGGCGGGTTCGCCGCCGTGGGCCAACCTAACCTGGATCGCCTGCTGGCGTACTCTTCGATCGCGCAGGTCGGGTTCATCGTGCTGCCCCTGGCGGTCGTCGCAACGATTCCGCTGGGTGACGCCGGATCGGTGGCTGTGCTGGGCGGCGAGTACGTGGTTCCCGCCGGCAAGTCCGCGACCGACGGGCTCCGGGTCCTCGGGATCGTCGCCGCGCTGCTGTACGCGCTGAATCACGCCGTCGCGAAGTCGTTGCTGTTCCTGGTGAGCGGCACGATCAACGCGGCCGTCGGGACGATATCGACCGACGATCTCGGCGGGTTGACACGCAGCCGGCCGTATCTCTCGACCGCGTTCCTGCTGGGCGGCCTGAGTCTGGTCGGAATCCCCCCGCTGATGGGCTTTTTCGGCAAGCTCACCGTGTTCGAGACGGCAGCGACGGCGATGAGCGCGAGCGGACCAATCGGAGAGATCGCCGCCATCGCCGCACTCGGCGCCGCGATACTCACGATCGCGTACGTCTCGAAAGTCTGGAGCGACGCTTTCTGGGGCACCCAGAGTGACGCCGTTCTGCGAGCGACGGCACAGCCGGTGGCCCTGCTGTCGGTCGTCGCCGTGCTTGCACTGACCCTGGTCGTGCTCGGGATCGCCCTCGATCCGGTGTACGAGGGGGCTCACGGCGCGGCGAACGCGGCACTGGACCGCGGTGCATACATCGACGCCGTCGATCCGAGTTACACGGAGGTGCAACGATGA
- a CDS encoding sodium:proton antiporter translates to MIARVLAAGGAGAYVPARDPQFLLAVVLGLLFALGTFLVLRRDIVQVVWGISILSQAANVYLVTMGGLAGSVPFVGHGSHGATATTDPLVQALVLTAIVIGFGTTAFALVLTYRVYEEHGTLDLTELGDTHE, encoded by the coding sequence ATGATCGCACGCGTTCTCGCCGCTGGCGGTGCTGGAGCGTACGTCCCGGCCCGGGACCCACAGTTCCTGCTGGCGGTCGTCCTCGGCCTGCTGTTCGCGCTGGGAACGTTCCTCGTCCTCCGGCGTGACATCGTACAGGTCGTCTGGGGCATCTCGATTCTCAGCCAGGCTGCGAACGTCTATCTCGTGACGATGGGCGGTCTCGCCGGCTCGGTCCCGTTCGTCGGCCACGGCAGTCACGGGGCGACGGCGACGACCGATCCGCTCGTCCAGGCGCTCGTGTTGACGGCGATCGTCATCGGGTTCGGGACGACCGCGTTCGCGCTGGTGCTTACCTACCGGGTGTACGAGGAACACGGAACACTCGATCTCACTGAACTGGGTGATACACATGAGTAA
- a CDS encoding MnhB domain-containing protein, protein MTENEPTVIARTVVRVVVPIILITAVSLLLQGHNAPGGGFIGGVLTAVAFVLVYIIFGLDYFETEILDRAALPRAIPGEPVEDGKQQRPGVTKEFSEVLAIGLALAAGSGIVAIALGYPFLSQAVVFVEGVPLFHEIEVASALAFDLGVYFVVVGGLLTVVAVVGAE, encoded by the coding sequence GTGACAGAAAACGAGCCGACTGTCATCGCTCGAACAGTCGTCAGAGTCGTCGTACCGATCATCTTGATCACGGCAGTGTCGCTGCTGCTGCAGGGTCACAACGCCCCCGGAGGTGGTTTTATCGGCGGCGTCCTGACCGCCGTCGCGTTCGTGCTCGTCTACATCATCTTCGGGCTGGATTACTTCGAGACGGAGATCCTCGACCGGGCGGCCCTGCCCCGTGCGATTCCCGGTGAACCCGTCGAAGACGGGAAGCAGCAACGGCCCGGCGTGACGAAGGAGTTCAGCGAAGTGCTGGCGATCGGACTGGCGCTCGCTGCCGGGAGCGGGATCGTCGCGATCGCACTCGGCTATCCGTTCCTCAGCCAGGCCGTCGTCTTCGTGGAGGGCGTTCCACTGTTCCACGAGATCGAGGTCGCGTCGGCGCTGGCGTTCGATCTCGGGGTGTACTTTGTCGTCGTCGGTGGACTGCTGACGGTCGTCGCGGTGGTGGGTGCCGAATGA
- the mbhE gene encoding hydrogen gas-evolving membrane-bound hydrogenase subunit E, with translation MQPNQWVMAVIVGLPFLAAALTPLVYRLLGERTAYASAAVAAVTFGLVGWFAMTGARGLVSWTWIDAPGFEVALSFYVDGLSLLIGFLASGIGVLILTYSGGYMHEEPGKMKFYATLLAFMGSMLGVAFAADLIVLFVFWELTSISSFILIGHYTGQSSSQYAARKSMLITVAGGLFMLLGFLLVAGEGGTLQLLGTDQALLAQADSIREGLRADGLFVPALVLIGIGAAAKSAQVPLHIWLPNAMEAPTPVSAFLHSATMVKAGVYLVGRFRPLLASEEWQLLFVTMGLVTMTVAAILAVGASDIKELLAYSTASHLGLIIAGFGVVGGGASAYGAETGAFHILNHAAFKAALFLVAGIIAHEAGTRMIDDLGGLWRDLPVAAGVTVVAALGMAGVPPFNGFYSKEFLFEATYELAHASGGLWWILPVVAVFGSVFTFLYSIRFLMLFFGEKPEALDHVHTPPWSMRLPAVVLAVVAGIIGIGGITATAGVHIDPLEEFVRQVVGATAIDQGGEHGAHFSYYLPTELTVPVAMSATTVGLGIVAYPFYSQLRTTIVRLRSVPVLSANWYYDSAVDGLDRLRVVESTIQTGLLRTYAMMLLLAVSVMTLLAYAVTAVALPSFAGIVTPVPMAIVLGVAVVAALALTRAPSHIVGVLTLSILGFMVAIFYILGDAPDLALTQLLIETLVLVLFLLVLDKLPPFYGEARRSVIARDAIASGIVGITVFLTVLVTTGANPDQRIANFFLERGGVPAEHGTWILDHGGGANIVNVILVDFRAFDTLGEISVIAMAALSVITLVAMRERGETQ, from the coding sequence GTGCAACCGAACCAGTGGGTCATGGCGGTTATCGTGGGACTGCCGTTCCTCGCTGCAGCCCTGACGCCGCTCGTCTACCGGCTGCTCGGCGAGCGAACTGCCTACGCGTCTGCGGCAGTTGCGGCCGTCACGTTCGGCCTCGTCGGCTGGTTTGCGATGACCGGCGCGCGCGGGCTCGTCTCCTGGACGTGGATCGACGCGCCCGGGTTCGAGGTCGCGCTGTCGTTTTACGTCGACGGGCTCTCGCTTCTGATCGGCTTTCTGGCCAGCGGGATCGGCGTCCTGATTCTCACTTACTCCGGCGGATACATGCACGAGGAGCCGGGGAAGATGAAGTTCTACGCCACGCTGCTGGCGTTCATGGGGTCGATGCTCGGCGTCGCCTTCGCTGCCGATCTCATCGTCCTGTTCGTCTTCTGGGAGTTGACCAGTATCTCGTCGTTTATTCTGATCGGCCACTACACCGGCCAGTCGTCCTCGCAGTACGCCGCCCGCAAGTCGATGCTCATCACGGTCGCCGGCGGGCTGTTCATGCTACTCGGATTTCTGCTCGTGGCCGGTGAGGGCGGGACCCTCCAGTTGCTCGGCACCGACCAGGCGCTGCTCGCACAGGCCGACTCGATCCGTGAGGGGCTCCGTGCAGACGGGCTGTTCGTGCCCGCGCTCGTATTGATCGGGATCGGCGCCGCCGCGAAGTCCGCGCAGGTCCCGCTGCACATCTGGCTGCCCAACGCGATGGAGGCACCGACACCCGTTTCGGCGTTCCTGCACTCGGCGACGATGGTCAAGGCGGGCGTCTATCTCGTCGGCCGTTTCCGACCGCTGTTGGCCTCCGAGGAGTGGCAACTGCTGTTCGTCACGATGGGACTGGTGACGATGACCGTCGCGGCGATCCTGGCTGTCGGAGCGAGCGATATCAAGGAGTTGCTGGCGTATTCGACGGCCTCGCACCTGGGGCTGATTATCGCCGGGTTCGGCGTCGTCGGAGGCGGTGCGAGCGCGTACGGGGCCGAGACCGGGGCGTTTCACATCCTCAACCACGCCGCGTTCAAGGCCGCACTCTTCCTCGTGGCCGGGATCATCGCCCACGAAGCCGGGACACGGATGATCGACGACCTCGGCGGGCTGTGGCGTGATCTGCCAGTCGCCGCCGGCGTTACGGTCGTTGCCGCGCTCGGGATGGCCGGCGTCCCACCGTTCAACGGCTTCTACTCCAAGGAGTTCCTCTTCGAGGCGACCTACGAACTCGCACACGCCTCGGGCGGGCTGTGGTGGATCCTGCCGGTCGTCGCCGTCTTCGGGAGCGTGTTCACGTTCCTGTATTCGATCCGCTTTTTGATGCTGTTCTTCGGCGAGAAGCCCGAGGCGCTTGACCACGTCCACACGCCGCCGTGGTCGATGCGACTGCCGGCGGTCGTGCTGGCCGTCGTCGCCGGGATCATCGGAATCGGCGGGATCACCGCGACGGCCGGCGTCCACATCGACCCGCTCGAGGAGTTCGTCCGGCAGGTCGTCGGCGCGACCGCGATCGACCAGGGTGGCGAGCACGGTGCACACTTCTCGTATTACCTGCCGACTGAGCTCACGGTTCCGGTGGCGATGAGCGCGACGACGGTCGGACTCGGCATCGTCGCGTATCCGTTCTATAGCCAGCTCCGAACGACGATCGTCCGATTGCGGTCGGTTCCGGTGCTCAGCGCGAACTGGTATTACGACTCGGCCGTCGACGGCCTCGATCGTCTTCGCGTGGTCGAGTCGACGATCCAGACGGGGCTGCTTCGCACGTACGCGATGATGCTGTTGCTCGCGGTAAGCGTGATGACACTGCTGGCCTACGCCGTGACGGCCGTCGCGCTGCCGTCGTTCGCGGGGATCGTCACGCCCGTCCCGATGGCAATCGTCCTCGGCGTCGCCGTCGTGGCTGCGCTGGCACTGACGCGCGCGCCCTCGCACATTGTGGGCGTGCTGACGCTCTCGATCCTGGGGTTCATGGTGGCGATCTTCTACATCCTGGGAGACGCCCCCGATCTGGCGCTGACGCAACTGCTCATCGAGACGCTCGTGCTCGTGCTCTTTTTGCTGGTGCTCGACAAGCTACCCCCGTTCTACGGGGAGGCGCGTCGGTCGGTCATCGCGAGAGACGCCATCGCGTCGGGTATCGTCGGGATCACGGTCTTCCTGACGGTGCTGGTGACGACGGGCGCAAACCCCGATCAGCGGATCGCGAATTTCTTCCTCGAACGCGGCGGCGTGCCGGCCGAACACGGGACGTGGATTCTCGATCACGGCGGGGGTGCCAACATCGTGAACGTCATCCTCGTCGACTTCCGTGCGTTCGATACACTCGGCGAGATATCGGTGATCGCGATGGCCGCGCTGTCCGTGATCACGCTGGTCGCGATGCGCGAACGAGGTGAGACACAGTGA
- the ilvD gene encoding dihydroxy-acid dehydratase — translation MEDENAKDPDLRSAEVTEGTERAPHRAMFRAMGYDDQDLSSPMVGIANPAADITPCNVHLDEVAESAYEGIDESGGMPIEFGTITVSDAISMGTEGMKASLISREMIADSVELVSFAERMDGLVTIGGCDKNMPGMMMASIRTDLPSVFLYGGSIMPGEHDGREVTIQNVFEGVGSVAQGEMSEAELDEMERHACPGAGSCGGMFTANTMASISEALGFAPLGSAAPPAEEWSRYTVARESGELAVEVVQEQRRPSDFLSKASFENAIALQVAVGGSTNAVLHLLAMAAEAGVDLDIEDFNRISARTPKIADFQPGGEKVMNDLYEVGGVPVVLEALRDADLIDGDARTVTGNTIGEELAAMDLPTIEELDVEYLRPVEDPFHERGAIRILSGNLAPDGAVIKITGSDHLHHEGPVRVFEEESEAMEYVQEGHVESGDAIVIRNEGPRGGPGMREMLGVTSAVAGQGHAEDVALLTDGRFSGATRGFSIGHVAPEAYVGGPIAALEDGDRITIDIDDLELSIDLSDEEIERRLEARDEPEPNYEGGFLAKYHRDFGSAANGAVTNPAAKWE, via the coding sequence ATGGAGGACGAAAACGCGAAAGATCCGGATCTCCGGAGCGCGGAGGTCACGGAAGGAACAGAACGCGCCCCCCATCGAGCGATGTTCCGCGCGATGGGATACGACGACCAGGACCTCTCCTCGCCGATGGTCGGGATCGCCAACCCGGCGGCGGACATCACGCCGTGTAACGTCCACCTGGACGAGGTCGCCGAGTCGGCCTACGAGGGCATCGACGAGTCCGGCGGCATGCCGATCGAGTTCGGGACGATCACCGTCTCCGACGCGATATCGATGGGGACCGAGGGGATGAAGGCGTCGCTGATCTCCCGGGAGATGATCGCCGACTCGGTCGAACTTGTGAGCTTCGCCGAGCGGATGGACGGGCTGGTGACGATCGGCGGCTGTGACAAGAACATGCCGGGGATGATGATGGCCTCGATCCGGACGGATCTCCCCTCGGTGTTCCTCTATGGCGGGTCGATCATGCCCGGCGAGCACGACGGCCGCGAGGTGACGATCCAGAACGTCTTCGAAGGCGTCGGCTCGGTCGCACAGGGCGAGATGTCCGAGGCGGAACTCGACGAGATGGAGCGCCACGCCTGTCCCGGGGCCGGCTCCTGCGGTGGGATGTTCACGGCCAACACGATGGCCTCGATCTCCGAGGCGCTCGGGTTCGCGCCGCTGGGCAGTGCCGCGCCGCCGGCCGAGGAGTGGTCGCGCTACACCGTCGCTCGCGAGAGCGGCGAACTCGCCGTCGAGGTCGTCCAGGAGCAGCGCCGCCCGTCGGATTTCCTCAGCAAGGCGAGCTTCGAGAACGCGATCGCGCTGCAGGTCGCCGTCGGCGGTTCGACCAACGCCGTCTTGCACCTGCTGGCGATGGCCGCCGAGGCGGGCGTCGACCTCGACATCGAGGACTTCAACCGGATCAGCGCACGCACGCCCAAGATCGCGGACTTCCAGCCCGGCGGCGAGAAGGTTATGAACGACCTCTACGAGGTCGGCGGCGTCCCGGTCGTACTGGAGGCCCTGCGTGACGCCGACCTGATCGACGGCGACGCCCGGACGGTCACGGGCAACACGATCGGCGAGGAACTGGCCGCGATGGACCTGCCGACGATCGAGGAACTCGACGTCGAGTACCTCCGGCCGGTCGAGGATCCGTTCCACGAGCGCGGTGCCATCCGTATCCTCTCGGGTAACCTCGCGCCCGACGGTGCGGTCATCAAGATCACCGGGTCGGACCACCTCCACCACGAGGGGCCGGTCAGAGTCTTCGAGGAGGAATCCGAGGCGATGGAATACGTCCAGGAAGGGCACGTCGAGTCCGGTGACGCGATCGTCATCCGCAACGAGGGGCCACGCGGCGGACCCGGCATGCGCGAGATGCTCGGCGTCACGTCGGCGGTCGCCGGCCAGGGCCACGCCGAGGACGTGGCGCTTTTGACAGACGGCCGGTTCTCCGGCGCGACTCGCGGGTTCTCGATCGGGCACGTCGCGCCCGAGGCGTACGTCGGCGGCCCGATCGCCGCACTCGAGGACGGCGATCGGATCACGATCGACATCGACGACCTCGAGCTGTCGATCGACCTGAGCGACGAGGAGATCGAACGCCGGCTCGAAGCGCGTGACGAACCCGAACCGAACTACGAGGGTGGGTTCCTGGCGAAGTACCACCGCGACTTCGGCTCGGCGGCGAACGGTGCGGTGACGAACCCGGCAGCGAAGTGGGAGTGA